DNA sequence from the Arthrobacter crystallopoietes genome:
AGCGGTCAAAGGGCTCGCCGAGCGCCGACCAGTCCGCGGGCAGCGAATCCGACCACTGCTCCGCCGTCGCGGCCACGGTTTCAAAGGCCGGCCAACTCTCCGCCGCTTCAGGGGACCGATGCAGCTGCCGCACCAACGGTCCCCAGACCGCCGCCGTCTCGTCCAGCGGGACATCGAGCAGGGAGCGGTCACCGTCCAGCCGCTCGAGCAGCTGCACAAATGGGTCCTCGCCGGTACGCAGCAGGGTGACGGCACCCCGGCCGTCCCAGAGCCTCAGCGCAGCGGACTCGAGCAGCGCTTCATCGTGGGGAACGGCGAGCTTCAGCACCGCGGGTGTGCCTGATGGCGTACGCACCGGAACCACTGCCGCCAGCTGCCCGAACCAGGGGCCGCCGCCGGCCGGGTCCGCCGCCAACTGCCAGCTTTCCAACACCGCGGCGCACTGGTTGTTGAACTGCTGGAGCCAGCGGGAGCCGCCGGGTAACTGCAGCGCGTTGAGCCGCAGGTCCGCCGGGAGCTCCATCGGGATCATTGCGGGCCGTCCTTCAAAGCCGGCGCCGACGATGCCGCACCGGCAGTTTCGGACGTTCCGGAAGGGGAGACTGCGTTGCCGCTTTCGCGAAGGTCGAGGCCGGGCGTAAGCGGCGGCTCACCGGTCATGGTCGCGATCCGCTCGGCCGCTCCCGGCAGATCCGAGGCAGCGGCGGCCCGCAGTGCGCCGTCTCCCAGGGCCACCAGATCTCCCAGGGCCAGCGCCGCTTCACCTTCCGCGTCGACGAGCCCCTGCCACGGTTCGTCCAGGAAGCCCTCGGGAAGTGCATAGGCCGGCGCGCGCAGCGGCAGCTCCACGCAGGCGTCCGCGGCCAGTTCCTCCCAGTGCTCCATGAGATCCCGATGCGCGGCATAGTTCTCCGCCGCGGCTTCGCGCTGTGCACCCGTGGTCCGGGGCAGCGCGGCCTGGTACAGGAACGCCAATTTGTATTCACTGACAACGACGGCGGCAACGGCCTGCGCTTCCGCCGGCAGCTCGCCCCCGGGCACCGATGACTGGGAATCCTGGTTTTCAGGGCCGGGCCGGCCGCATTCGGTCGGCGGATCCACCACATCGGATTTCCAGGGAACCGGCTGTGCGGTGTCGGGGTAAGCCGCGTGCAGCAAAGCTGCCTGGCTGAAGGCCGACGCACCGACGGAGGCCAGCAGGCGCGCAAGGCCGGGGTCTACCTCCAAGGACGCGGAGAGCAGGAAACGGGAGGTCGAGGCCAGCCGTTGGAGCGTGCCGTCCAGCGTCGGCGCCCCGGCTTCGCGCGACGGCGGGTTGGTGGGGGTGGGACCGCGGGCATCGGAACCGCGGATGCCGGGACCGTCCCCGGATTCGGGATCCGGGGCGGCTGCTCCGGATGGCCAGGTAGTCTGCAGCGGGAACAATCCGGCCTGCTCCTCCAGCATGGAAGCAGCAGCCAGCAGCGGTGCGGAGCCGCCGTCGTCGTTGTTTGAATTGGTCTCCACCGAAGCCAGGTGACGAAGATCTCCGGCTACCGCCAGCAGTCGCTGCCCGGCGTCAAGACGCGCCTGTTCGGTGGTGCTCAGCGGGGGTGGGGCGGTCTCCAGGCCGGTGACGACGGTGCCGATGCTGATGACCAGTGCGGCGGCCAGCAAAAGCAGTAGGGTACGCCGGAAAAAGCGGCTGGCTCTGCCGCCGGCCTTAGTGCCGGCCGTGCCCTTGGCCGGCCCTCCTGACGTTGTTCCCACAACAGTTGATAATGTCATGGCAGCAGGCACGGACGCACCACACGGTGCGGCGCGTGGCTCATCAGCGTGTCACGAGGGCTTGAGAAAGTCGCTAGTCTAGTAGCTACAACAACATCTAGCGGGAGGCAGCTATGGCGGATCGACCCGATCACACCGGCGTGTTCCATTCGGGGAAACCATCCGGCGCCCAGACCCAATTGGAAGCGTCGCGGCTGAAGGAACTGTTGGCCCCCACGGTGGCTGCCAGCGACCTGTACTTGGAAGACATCGAAGTGCGTATCGCCGGAACCCAGCGCACCGTACACGTGATCGTGGATCTGCCCGAGGACCAGCAGGGCGGCGTGAGCCTGGACAAGATCGCGGAGGTCTCGCAGAGCCTTTCCGCGGCGCTGGACGAGGACCCGCATGATGAGGGTGCCCCCTATGATCTTGAAGTTTCTTCCCCCGGCGTGAGCCGGCCGCTGACCGAGCCGCGGCACTGGCGCCGCAATCTCGGCCGCAAGGTGTCGGTGAAAGTTCTCGACGGCGACAACGTCACCGGGCGTCTGCTGGAGGTCGGGGACGATTCCGTCACGATACGGCCCGACATTCCTGTGAAGAAGGGCATGAAGCCCAAGCACGGGGAACCCGTCCAGCTGGCCTTTGCGAACATCCGCAGCGGCAAGGTGGAAATAGAATTCACCCACTTGGATGAAGACCTGGCCGCAGCTCAGATGCGCGGCGAACTAGAAGATGAGGAGGCCTGACATGGATATCGACATGAGCGCCCTGCGGTTCCTGGAACGTGAACGCGAAATCCCCCTGGACCTGCTCATTCCCACGATCGAGCAGGCGCTGCTGGTGGCTTACCACAAGACGCCGGGTTCGATCGATAAAGCCCGCGCCGAGCTGGACCGCAAGAGCGGCCATGTGACCATCTGGGCCGCCGAAATGGATGAGGACGGCACCGTCGTCGGCGAGTTCGACGACACCCCGAGCGGGTTCGGCCGCATTGCGGCTTCCACCGCGCGCCAGATCATTCTGCAGCGCCTGCGGGACGCCGAGGATGACAACGTGCTCGGCATTTTCCGTGGCAAGGAAGGCGAGCTCGTCTCCGGGTTGATCCAGCAGGGCCACAATCCCAACATGGTCCAGGTTGACCTCGGCACCGTTGAGGCACTGCTCCCGCCGCCCGAACAGGTGCCGGGGGAGAAGTACCCGCATGGTGCCCGCCTGCGTGCCTATGTGGTGGATGTGCACCGCGGCATGAAGGGTCCCTCGATCACGCTGTCCCGCTCGCACCCTGGCCTGGTCCGCAAACTCTTCGAACTGGAAGTCCCGGAGATCGCGGACCACAGCGTCGAGATCGTGGCGCTGGCGCGCGAGGCGGGCCACCGGACCAAGATCGCGGTCAAGGCCAACATTCCGGGCCTTAACGCCAAGGGCGCCTGCATTGGCGAGATGGGTTCCCGCGTGCGCGCCGTCATGACCGAACTGCACGATGAGAAGATCGACATCGTGGACTTCAGCGAGGACCCGGCAACGTTCATTGGCAATGCCCTCTCTCCCTCGCGCGTGTCTTCGGTCACCATCACGGACGCGGACCTGCGTTCCGCACGGGTGGTCGTACCGGACTACCAGCTGTCCCTGGCCATCGGCAAAGAAGGCCAGAACGCCCGGTTGGCTGCCAAGCTCACCGGCTGGCGGATCGACATTGTGTCCGATGCCGTGGCGGTCCAGCAGTAGCCTCCGGCACCGCAGCCGTCGCTCCAGTTCGTAGACTGGCTAGGGAAAGCGCTAGAATAAACATGGTCCGGTCTTCCGACTTCCAGCCCGGTGGGCATGATTCCCGCCAGCAGGGTGCCGTTTCGGCTTCGCCGCAGCGCACCTGCGTGGGCTGTCGCCGTCGGGATGACCAGGCCGGTTTGCTGCGTTTGGTCACAGCAGACGGTGCGAGCACCGTCGTCGTGGATCAATTTCGCCGCCTGCCCGGGCGGGGTGCCTGGCTGCATCCCCAACCCGAATGCCTGGCAATGGCTGTGAAGCGGCGTGCCTTCAACAGGGCCTTTAGGGGTAAAGTTGATAGCCGTGCCGTGGAAGGTTACTTCCAAGCACTTGATCCGGCCGCGGAAAACGTGACCGGATCACACCAACCGTCCAACCTGAAAGCGGGTCAGAAAACTGATGGAAACCCGATGAGTGCCAAGTGATGAGTGCCCAACGATGACTTATCTGTTGTGCGCTGCCCACGGTCTGAGTGCGATGTGCGTTCTGCACGGCGCGGAAGGCCGCAGCAAGAAATAGACGGTTCGTGCCTGGCTCGGTGCGGACCGAGACAGGAGAAATGTGGCCAAGGTCCGCGTACACGAGCTCGCAAAAGAGCTCGGTATTACCTCGAAAGATGCAGTAGCAAAACTGCAGGAACTGGGCGAATTCGTCCGGTCCGCCTCATCCACGATTGAGGCTCCCGTCGTGAAGAAACTTCGCGACGCCTATCCGGCCGCTCCGGCGAAGAACGCTTCCCCCGCTCCGGCAGCCAAGGCTGCACCGAAGCCGGCGGCTGCTCCGACGCCCGGGCCCAAAACCGAAGCGAAGCCAGCTGCCGCACAGCCGGCCGCATCCAGTGCGCCCGCTGCTCCTGCAGCACCGGCTGCCCAGGCTCCGGCTCCCGCTGCTCCGGCAGCACCGGCTCCCCAGGCTCCGGCTCCGGCAGCACCGGCTGCTCCGGCTGCCAAGGCCGATACTCCGGCACCGGCGAAGCCAGGCGCAGCAGCACCGGCCAAACCCGGCTCCGCTGCTCCGCGTCCAGGCGGCACCCGTGCAGGTGGCGCCCCCCGCCCCGGCAACAATCCGTTTGCAACATCGCAGGGCATGCCCCGCGGCGCCCGTGGCGACCGCGAGCGTGATGGCGAGCGTGCACCGCGTCCGGGAAACAATCCGTTTGCAACGTCGCAGGGCATGCCCCGCGGCGGTCGTGACGGGGCTCCCCGTCCGGCGGCAGCGGGACAGGGCGGACCTCGTCCGGCTGCAGGCCAGGGCGGTCCCCGTCCCGGTGCTCCGCGTCCGGGTGCTCCGCGTCCGGGTGCCCCGCGTCCCGGCGCGCCCCGTCCGGGTGCTCCGCGTCCGGGCGGCGGTCCCGGCGGCGCACGTCCGACTCCGGGCATGATGCCCAACCGTACCGAGCGTCCGGCGCCTGCCGGCCGCGGCGGTGCTCCGGGCCGTCCGGGTGCTCCCGGCCGTCCGGGTACCGGCGGTCCCGGTGGCGGTGCTCCCGCCGGCGGTGGCTTCGGCAAGGGTGGCCGCGGACGCGGTGGCACCCAGGGTGCTTTCGGTAAGGGAGGCGCCGGCCGCGGCAAGCAGCGCAAGTCCAAGCGCGCCAAGCGCCAGGAACTGGAGCAGATGAGTGCTCCGTCGCTGGGTGGCGTGAGCGTACCCCGCGGCGACGGCAAGACCGTTGTGCGCCTGCGCCGTGGTTCTTCGATCACGGACTTTGCCGACAAGATCGAGGCCAACCCGGCCGCACTGGTCACCGTGCTGTTCCACCTCGGCGAAATGGCTACGGCCACGCAGTCGCTGGACGAGGAAACCTTCGAACTGCTGGGCGAGGAACTGGGCTACAAGATCCAGGTTGTTTCCCCCGAAGACGAAGAGCGCGAGCTGCTGGACTCCTTCGACATCGACCTCGAAGCCGAACTTGAGGCTGAGGGCGATGAAGAGCTGGAGAAGCGTGCAGCCGTTGTCACGGTCATGGGCCACGTTGACCACGGTAAGACCCGACTGCTCGACGCCATCCGCAACACCAAGGTTGTTGAAGGCGAGCACGGCGGCATTACCCAGCACATTGGTGCATACCAGATCGGCGTCGAGCATGATGGACGCGACCGTCGGATCACCTTTATCGATACTCCGGGCCACGAGGCGTTCACCGCCATGCGTGCCCGTGGTGCGAAGGTCACCGACATCGCCATCCTCGTTGTCGCAGCCGATGACGGCGTGATGCCGCAGACCATTGAGGCGCTCAACCACGCCCAGGCGGCGAATGTGCCGATCGTCGTGGCCGTGAACAAGATCGATAAGGAAGGCGCCAACCCGGACAAGATCCGCGGCCAGCTGACCGAGTACGGCCTGGTTCCGGAAGAGTACGGCGGCGACACGATGTTCGTGGACGTCTCTGCGCGGCAGAACCTGAACATCGACGATCTGCTCTCGGCCGTGCTGCTGACTGCAGACGCGGCGCTGGACCTGCGTGCCAACCCGAACAAGGACGCCCGTGGTATCGCCATTGAAGCGAACCTGGACAAGGGCCGTGGTGCGGTGGCAACCGTGCTGGTCCAGTCCGGTACGCTGCATGTCGGCGACACGATCGTTGCCGGTATTGCGCACGGCCGCGTCCGTGCCATGTTCAACGAGAACGGCGACACGGTCGAAGCCGCGGAGCCGTCCCGTCCGGTCCAGGTACTGGGTCTGTCGACCGTGCCGCGTGCCGGCGACACCTTCCTGGTGACCGACGACGAGCGGACCGCCCGCCAGATCGCTGAGAAGCGTGAGGCTGCGGATCGTAACGCCGCTCTGGCCAAGCGCCGCAAGCGCATCAGCCTGGAAGACTTCGACAAGGCTGTGGCCGAGGGCAAGGTTGATACCCTCAACCTCATCCTCAAGGGTGACGTTTCCGGTGCGGTTGAAGCTTTGGAAGACTCGCTGCTCAAGATCGACGTTGGCGAAGATGTGCAGCTGCGCGTCATCCACCGCGGTGTCGGTGCCATCACGCAGAACGACGTCAACCTGGCGACGGTCGACAACGCGATCATCATCGGGTTCAACGTCAAGCCTGCCGAGCGCGTGGCTGAACTGGCTGACCGCGAGGGCGTGGACATGCGCTTCTACTCGGTCATCTACGCGGCCATCGACGATATCGAGCTGGCCCTCAAGGGCATGCTCAAGCCGGAATACGAAGAGTTCCAGCTTGGCACGGCGGAAATCCGCGAGATCTTCCGTTCGTCCAAGCACGGAAACATCGCAGGTTCCATCGTCCGCTCCGGCATCATCCGGCGTAATACCAAGGCCCGTGTCAGCCGCGATGGCAAGGTCATCGGCGACAACCTCAGCGTTGACTCGCTGAAGCGGTTCAAGGATGACGCCACCGAGGTCCGCGAGGGCTTCGAGTGCGGTATCGGCCTGGGGTCGTTCAACGACCTGAAGGAAGGCGACATGATCGAGACCTTCGAGATGCGCGAGAAGCCGCGCGCCTAAGGAATCTCCGATGCAGGCGCCTGGCGGTCACAACCGCCGGGCGCCTGCACCTTCACCAACACACCATGAGGAGGGGCTATGGCCGATCCAGCACGCGCCGCAAAACTGGCAGACCGGATTAAAGTTGTGGTTGCACAAGCGTTGGAGCGCAGGGTCAAGGACCCTCGGCTCGGTTTTGTCACCATCACTGATGCCCGAGTCACCAACGACTTGCAGCACGCCACGCTTTACTACACCGTTTTCGGCGACGAGACCCAGCAGGCGGACACCCGCAAGGCGCTGGAGTCCGCCAAGGGGGTCCTGCGCTCCGAGGTTGGCAAGAACATCACGGTACGGCTGACCCCGACCCTGGAGTTCGTCCCGGACGAGATCCCGGTCAACGCCAGTCATCTGGAGGAACTGCTGCGGGCTGCCAAGGCCCGCGATGCCGAGGTTGCGGCCCTGGCAGAGGGCGCGGTTTTCGCCGGTGAGTCCGATCCGTACCGCAAGGACGAAGAGGACGACGACGAGGGCTTCACCGACGAAGCGGACGAGGCAGCCAAGTAGCCTGGCCGTTCCGCACTGCAGAAGGCGGCAGACCTTACGTCTGCCGCCTTCTGGTTTCTGCCGGCAGTCCGATGGTGGCTGCACAGGGCATGACGACGGGCTGCTACCGGAGGCGGACCTTGATGACCTGCCCGGCCGGAGGCATCTGCGGCGCGGCGTTCATGGTGGCGTAAAGGGTACGGCCCTCGATCTCCACCGCTCCCGGGACCTTGGTCTTGAGGAACGTGCGCACCCTGTCGCTGCCGTTCTTGACGACGGAGATCTTGTCGCCGAACATCTCGGCCACATAAATGTCCCCGCGCCTGCTCAAGGCCAGTCCGGTGGCACCGGCGAATCCGTCGGCTATTTCGATGGTCTTTCCCGTCCTCGCGTGGACTTTGTAGACGGCTCCGAGCTCACCCCAGCTGGTGTCTTCGGCCCCGCCGGGCAGCGTGCTGACGTACAGCCAGCCGTCGTCGCCGATTTCGACGTCGGTAGGTACCGGTTCAAGATACAGGCGTTCGCCGATAACGCAGTCCGGCAGTTTCTTCTCCTGGGCCAGTTCCTTGGTGATTTTGACCCTGGTTGGGGGAAGCACCGCAACGGTCCTTACCCGTTCGGAATCTTTGTTGATCCTGAAGATCGCGTTGGCACCGGCATCGGCTACAAAGATGCTGTGCCGCTTCACCGCGGTGGCATAGGCATGCGAATCCACGCCGCCCTTGTACTTGTCAGGCCGGTCCATGGGCATCTTGATCTGGTCGAGGCAGCTCTTGTCCTCGACATGGCGGAAGCCATAGGTCACCTTCCCGTCCGGATTATGCTTGGCCTCATGCTTGGCAACGTCGGCGATGTCATGGACCGTCCCGTCATCGGACCGGGTCTTGATCACCTGCACGTTCGGCGCAGGATCGTGTTCGCCGGCACCGGTACCCTCCATGAAATACAGGGTGTCGCGGTAGCGCGATACCGCGCCGACTTCCGTTCCCTCCGTTGCCGTCTCGTAGACGTTGCGCAGGTCCCCGTCTTCCGTGATGCGGTCAAGGGTGCCGGCGAAGTTTTGCGTGACGTAGACCTCGGTGTTGTGCCTGCCGGTTGCTAGGCTCAACGGAGAGAACAGCGGGGGATCCACGGTGAGCGTTTCGACATGACGCGGACGGGGATCATCGCGGTGCGATGCGTTGGCTGTGGCGATCCCGGAAGTCAGAACCATTCCAAGGGCGATTGGCAAGGCGATGCATAACTTGGTGCTTTTCACAGCTAATGCTCCTGTGCATGGCCGGCAGGCGTGCTCGGCAGGCACGGATGGGGCCTGTTGGATGAAGATGTGATGCCTATGAGGCAACAGCACCGGCGGCCCTCGGTGCTCCCCAACGGTTGCTGCCCTGATAGCAGTAGGGTCAAGGTAGTCCTGCGTCATCCCACTGTCAACGATCAAAGGATTAACGGAAACCATGGAAAACGATGCTGATCGCGTAGCCGAATATCTGGCCCGGACGGTAGCCCTGGCCGTACGCAACGTCGGTGCCGAAGGCGGGCCCTTCGGCGCCATAGTGGTCGCGCCTGACGGAAGGATGTTCGAGGGCAGCAACCGCGTGACCGCCAACAATGACCCGACGGCGCATGCAGAAGTCGTGGCCATCCGCCATGCCTGCAGCGAACTTGGAACTTTCAATCTCGCCGGCTGCTCCCTCTACAGCAGCTGCGAACCGTGTCCGCTGTGCCTCTCCGCAGCGCTCTGGTCGCGGCTGGACCACGTGTACTTTGCCGCCGACCGCCACGACGCTGCCCGGGCAGGCTTTGACGACGCCGAATTCTACGACTACATCCAGGGCAGGGGAGATCTTAGTCTCATGCCGGTGGAACAGATTGTGGTGCCGACATCGCAGGAACCCTTCCGGAGCTGGGAACAACTCGATGCCAAAACGGAGTACTGAGGTTCCTGCGGCAGCCTCCGGCGTGAACGAACCGGGCAACCAACCCCATATACTGAAAGGCGTGAATTCCGGGCCGGTCCGTTCAGGACTAATAATCGTGGACAAGCCGCAGGGGTGGACCAGCCATGATGTGGTGGGCCGCATGCGGCGGCTGGCGGGGACCCGAAAAGTGGGCCACGCCGGCACCCTGGACCCGATGGCCACCGGCGTGCTGGTGGTGGGCGTCAACCGGGCCACCCGGCTGCTGACCTACATCGTGGGCACCTCGAAGACCTACACGGCAACCATCAGGCTGGGCCAGTCGACCGTCACGGACGACGCCGAGGGGGACGTCCTCAACGAAACCATTGCCGCCGCGGTCACCGAGCAGGAGATCCACGACGCCGTCGCCACGCTGACCGGAGAGATCCAGCAGGTTCCCAGCAGCGTTTCCGCCATCAAGGTCAATGGCGAGCGGTCCTACGCGCGGGTCCGGGCCGGCAACGAGGTGAAGCTGGCTGCCCGGCCGGTGACTGTCAGCCGTTTCGACATCCATCAGGTCCGGCGCGAACGCGGCGGCAAACTGCTCGACGTCGATGTGACCGTGGAATGCTCGTCCGGAACGTACATTCGTGCCCTCGCACGGGACCTCGGCAATGCGCTGGGAGTGGGCGGGCACCTGACGGCCCTTCGCCGCACGCAGGTCGGACCGTACAGCATCGAGGCCGCAGCGACGCTGGAGGAACTGGCGGAGGAACTGCAGATGCTCGAGCTGGACGATGCGGCGCGCGCTCTGTTCCCGGCACGTGAACTGAACGATGCCGAAGCAGCGGACCTGTCCCATGGACGGCGGATCTCCGCCGGGCAGGACCCGGCGCCGGTGGCAGCGTTTGCCCCGGATGGAACTTTGATTGCACTTTTGGAGAACAAAGGCGAAACGGCGAAGCCCCTGCTGGTGTTCGCCGCCGGGAATGATGAGGGTAAGCGTTAGTGGTCGTCGACGGTTTTTTCATTGCCGGAGCAGTCGTTTGCCTTCTCGCCGCACTGGTCTGCATTGTCGCTGCGGTGATCAAGCAGCCGCCCAATGACATCACGATCCTTTCGGTAGCCGCCGTCGAACTCTTCCTGCTGGTGTACGGCATCGCCGCCGTCGCCCGGCAGGCCGCGGGAGAGGCAGTCGCGGGAGAGGTCTGGGAGTTCTGGGGGTACTGGATTACCGCCCTGCTGGTTCCGGTCGCGGCCTTTTGGTGGTCCATTCTGGAGCGAACCCGCTGGAGCAAC
Encoded proteins:
- the rbfA gene encoding 30S ribosome-binding factor RbfA, producing MADPARAAKLADRIKVVVAQALERRVKDPRLGFVTITDARVTNDLQHATLYYTVFGDETQQADTRKALESAKGVLRSEVGKNITVRLTPTLEFVPDEIPVNASHLEELLRAAKARDAEVAALAEGAVFAGESDPYRKDEEDDDEGFTDEADEAAK
- a CDS encoding YlxR family protein; translated protein: MVRSSDFQPGGHDSRQQGAVSASPQRTCVGCRRRDDQAGLLRLVTADGASTVVVDQFRRLPGRGAWLHPQPECLAMAVKRRAFNRAFRGKVDSRAVEGYFQALDPAAENVTGSHQPSNLKAGQKTDGNPMSAK
- a CDS encoding DUF4439 domain-containing protein — its product is MTLSTVVGTTSGGPAKGTAGTKAGGRASRFFRRTLLLLLAAALVISIGTVVTGLETAPPPLSTTEQARLDAGQRLLAVAGDLRHLASVETNSNNDDGGSAPLLAAASMLEEQAGLFPLQTTWPSGAAAPDPESGDGPGIRGSDARGPTPTNPPSREAGAPTLDGTLQRLASTSRFLLSASLEVDPGLARLLASVGASAFSQAALLHAAYPDTAQPVPWKSDVVDPPTECGRPGPENQDSQSSVPGGELPAEAQAVAAVVVSEYKLAFLYQAALPRTTGAQREAAAENYAAHRDLMEHWEELAADACVELPLRAPAYALPEGFLDEPWQGLVDAEGEAALALGDLVALGDGALRAAAASDLPGAAERIATMTGEPPLTPGLDLRESGNAVSPSGTSETAGAASSAPALKDGPQ
- a CDS encoding aminoglycoside phosphotransferase family protein, with amino-acid sequence MIPMELPADLRLNALQLPGGSRWLQQFNNQCAAVLESWQLAADPAGGGPWFGQLAAVVPVRTPSGTPAVLKLAVPHDEALLESAALRLWDGRGAVTLLRTGEDPFVQLLERLDGDRSLLDVPLDETAAVWGPLVRQLHRSPEAAESWPAFETVAATAEQWSDSLPADWSALGEPFDRWLLECALEVCQVRGTVGRREARDVLVHTDLHYGNVLARMEPAGSFAAIDPKPMLGEAEFEVAPMLWNRIPDLHATDPETHLVRRCEDLCAAAQLRTETARQWSIVREVANALDYLQHGNSGHAQRSLWVASTLAGRTLPGLPPAHELQLP
- a CDS encoding ScyD/ScyE family protein; this translates as MKSTKLCIALPIALGMVLTSGIATANASHRDDPRPRHVETLTVDPPLFSPLSLATGRHNTEVYVTQNFAGTLDRITEDGDLRNVYETATEGTEVGAVSRYRDTLYFMEGTGAGEHDPAPNVQVIKTRSDDGTVHDIADVAKHEAKHNPDGKVTYGFRHVEDKSCLDQIKMPMDRPDKYKGGVDSHAYATAVKRHSIFVADAGANAIFRINKDSERVRTVAVLPPTRVKITKELAQEKKLPDCVIGERLYLEPVPTDVEIGDDGWLYVSTLPGGAEDTSWGELGAVYKVHARTGKTIEIADGFAGATGLALSRRGDIYVAEMFGDKISVVKNGSDRVRTFLKTKVPGAVEIEGRTLYATMNAAPQMPPAGQVIKVRLR
- a CDS encoding nucleoside deaminase, whose product is MENDADRVAEYLARTVALAVRNVGAEGGPFGAIVVAPDGRMFEGSNRVTANNDPTAHAEVVAIRHACSELGTFNLAGCSLYSSCEPCPLCLSAALWSRLDHVYFAADRHDAARAGFDDAEFYDYIQGRGDLSLMPVEQIVVPTSQEPFRSWEQLDAKTEY
- the nusA gene encoding transcription termination factor NusA, with product MDIDMSALRFLEREREIPLDLLIPTIEQALLVAYHKTPGSIDKARAELDRKSGHVTIWAAEMDEDGTVVGEFDDTPSGFGRIAASTARQIILQRLRDAEDDNVLGIFRGKEGELVSGLIQQGHNPNMVQVDLGTVEALLPPPEQVPGEKYPHGARLRAYVVDVHRGMKGPSITLSRSHPGLVRKLFELEVPEIADHSVEIVALAREAGHRTKIAVKANIPGLNAKGACIGEMGSRVRAVMTELHDEKIDIVDFSEDPATFIGNALSPSRVSSVTITDADLRSARVVVPDYQLSLAIGKEGQNARLAAKLTGWRIDIVSDAVAVQQ
- the infB gene encoding translation initiation factor IF-2, which produces MAKVRVHELAKELGITSKDAVAKLQELGEFVRSASSTIEAPVVKKLRDAYPAAPAKNASPAPAAKAAPKPAAAPTPGPKTEAKPAAAQPAASSAPAAPAAPAAQAPAPAAPAAPAPQAPAPAAPAAPAAKADTPAPAKPGAAAPAKPGSAAPRPGGTRAGGAPRPGNNPFATSQGMPRGARGDRERDGERAPRPGNNPFATSQGMPRGGRDGAPRPAAAGQGGPRPAAGQGGPRPGAPRPGAPRPGAPRPGAPRPGAPRPGGGPGGARPTPGMMPNRTERPAPAGRGGAPGRPGAPGRPGTGGPGGGAPAGGGFGKGGRGRGGTQGAFGKGGAGRGKQRKSKRAKRQELEQMSAPSLGGVSVPRGDGKTVVRLRRGSSITDFADKIEANPAALVTVLFHLGEMATATQSLDEETFELLGEELGYKIQVVSPEDEERELLDSFDIDLEAELEAEGDEELEKRAAVVTVMGHVDHGKTRLLDAIRNTKVVEGEHGGITQHIGAYQIGVEHDGRDRRITFIDTPGHEAFTAMRARGAKVTDIAILVVAADDGVMPQTIEALNHAQAANVPIVVAVNKIDKEGANPDKIRGQLTEYGLVPEEYGGDTMFVDVSARQNLNIDDLLSAVLLTADAALDLRANPNKDARGIAIEANLDKGRGAVATVLVQSGTLHVGDTIVAGIAHGRVRAMFNENGDTVEAAEPSRPVQVLGLSTVPRAGDTFLVTDDERTARQIAEKREAADRNAALAKRRKRISLEDFDKAVAEGKVDTLNLILKGDVSGAVEALEDSLLKIDVGEDVQLRVIHRGVGAITQNDVNLATVDNAIIIGFNVKPAERVAELADREGVDMRFYSVIYAAIDDIELALKGMLKPEYEEFQLGTAEIREIFRSSKHGNIAGSIVRSGIIRRNTKARVSRDGKVIGDNLSVDSLKRFKDDATEVREGFECGIGLGSFNDLKEGDMIETFEMREKPRA
- the truB gene encoding tRNA pseudouridine(55) synthase TruB, with the protein product MRRLAGTRKVGHAGTLDPMATGVLVVGVNRATRLLTYIVGTSKTYTATIRLGQSTVTDDAEGDVLNETIAAAVTEQEIHDAVATLTGEIQQVPSSVSAIKVNGERSYARVRAGNEVKLAARPVTVSRFDIHQVRRERGGKLLDVDVTVECSSGTYIRALARDLGNALGVGGHLTALRRTQVGPYSIEAAATLEELAEELQMLELDDAARALFPARELNDAEAADLSHGRRISAGQDPAPVAAFAPDGTLIALLENKGETAKPLLVFAAGNDEGKR
- the rimP gene encoding ribosome maturation factor RimP, with translation MADRPDHTGVFHSGKPSGAQTQLEASRLKELLAPTVAASDLYLEDIEVRIAGTQRTVHVIVDLPEDQQGGVSLDKIAEVSQSLSAALDEDPHDEGAPYDLEVSSPGVSRPLTEPRHWRRNLGRKVSVKVLDGDNVTGRLLEVGDDSVTIRPDIPVKKGMKPKHGEPVQLAFANIRSGKVEIEFTHLDEDLAAAQMRGELEDEEA